Sequence from the Nocardioides exalbidus genome:
CGGTCGACCTCGCCGACGCCGACATCGACTGCAGGGAGGGTCGGCAGATCGTCTTCGTCGACCCCGCCACCGTCGGCGGGCTGCGGCTGACCAAGGGCGGCGAGGGAATCGTCCCGGCCTTCCTCCGCAGTGATCTCTACGCCAGCATGGCGCCATGACCGACTCCCGAGGATCCTTCACCGTGCACCCCGTTCCCGGACCCGGGGCCGAGGACGTCGTCGTCGGGCCCGACGGCCTCGTCTACACCGGCACCGAGGACGGTGCGATCTGGGCGCTCGACCCGGTGACGGGCAGCACCCGGCGGGTCGCCGACACCGGTGGCCGGCCGCTCGGCATCGAGATCCTGCCGGGCGGCGACCTCCTGGTCTGCGACGCCCAGCGTGGCGTGCTGAGGGTCTCGGTCGGCTCGGGCGCCGTCGAGGTGGTCGTCGGGGAGGTCGACGGCACGCCGATGGCGTTCTGCAACAACGCGGCCGTCGCCGCCGACGGCACGATCTGGTTCAGCGACTCCTCCCTCCACTTCGGCGTCTTCGCGTGGAAGGACGACTTCGTCCAGGACACCCACACCGGCCGCGTCCTGCGTCGTGACCCCGACGGCACCGTGACCGTCGTGCTGGAGGGGCTCCGGTTCTCCAACGGCGTCGCGCTGGCCGCCGACGAGTCCTACGTCGCCGTCGCCGAGTGCCGCGGCCGCACCGTCGTACGCCTCTGGCTGACCGGGTCGCGCGCGGGCGAGCGCGACCACCTCGTCACCGACCTACCGGGCTACCCCGACAACATCAGCCGTGGCAGCGACGGGCTGGTGTGGGTCACGATCGCGAGCCCGGTCGACCCGCTCGTCGAGCGGCTCGGCACCGCCCCGATGGTGCTCCGCCGGGCGGTCACGAAGATCCCCGAGGCGTTCCAGCCGAAGCCGAAGGTGACCATCCGCGTGCAGGCGTACGACGACGACGGCCGGCTGGTGCACGACCTCGACCTGCCCCAGCCCGGGCAGGGGCCGGGCTACCACATGGTGACCGGCGTCCGGGAGCACGACGGCCGGGTGTGGATGGGCAGCCTCCACGAGCCGGCGGTGGCCGTCCTCGACCTGCCATGAAATAGACTCGGGCGCTATGGCACTCCTCGACTCGATCGCGTCGCCGAGCGACCTCCACGGACTCTCGGCCGACCAGCTCGACCAGCTGGCCGCCGAGATCCGCGACCTGATGATCCGCACCGTCGCGACCAACTCCGGGCACCTCGGGCCCAACCTCGGCGTCGTCGAGCTGACGCTCGCGATCCACCGCGTCTTCGACTCCCCGCGCGACCGCGTCGTCTTCGACACCGGCCACCAGTCCTACGTCCACAAGCTCGTGACCGGACGGCACGCCGACTTCGGCACGCTCCGCAAGGAGGGCGGCGTCAGCGGCTACCCGAGCCAGGCCGAGTCCGAGCACGACATCGTGGAGAACTCGCACGCCTCGACCTCGCTGTCCTACGCCGACGGGCTGGCCAAGGCCTACGCAATCCGCGGCGAGGACCGGCACGTCGTCGCCGTCATCGGCGACGGCGCGCTCACCGGCGGCATGGCGTGGGAGGCCCTCAACAACATCGCGATCGCGAAGGACAGCCGCCTCGTCATCGTCGTCAACGACAACGAGCGCTCCTACACCCCGACGATCGGCGGCCTCGCGACCGCGCTCACCGCGCTGCGCACCAACCCGCGCTACGAGCAGGTCCTCGACCTGGTCAAGAAGCGCCTCAACGCTGTCCCCGGTGTCGGCCACGCGGCCTACGACGCGCTCCACGCGGTCAAGAAGGGCATGAAGGACGCCCTTGCGCCCCAGGGCCTCTTCGAGGACCTCGGCCTGAAGTACGTCGGCCCGGTCGACGGCCACGACCGCGCCGCGATGGAGCAGGCACTGGCCAACGCCAAGCGCTTCGACGGCCCCGTCATCGTCCACGCGATCACCCGCAAGGGTCAGGGCTACGACCCCGCGCTGCGCCACGAGGCCGACCAGTTCCACGCGCCCGGGCCGTTCGACGTGCAGACCGGTGCGGAGAAGCCCAAGGGCAAGATCTGGACCGACCACTTCTCCGAGGCGATCCTCGAGGTCGGCGCCCGCCGCGACGACGTCGTCGCCGTGACCGCGGCGATGATGCACCCGGTCGGGCTCGACGCCTTCGCCCAGAAGTACCCCGAGCGCACCTTCGACGTCGGCATCGCCGAGCAGCACGCCGTCACGTCCGCCGCAGGCCTGGCGATGGGCGGGCTGCACCCGGTCTTCGCGGTCTACGCCACCTTCCTCAACCGCGCCTTCGACCAGGTGCTGATGGACGTCGCGCTGCACCGGTGCGGGGTGACGTTCGTCCTCGACCGCTCCGGGGTCACCGGTGACGACGGCGCCAGCCACAACGGCATGTGGGACATGTCGATCCTGCAGGTCGTGCCGGGCCTCGAGCTCGCCGCGCCCCGCGACGTCACCCGCCTCCGCGAGCTCCTCGACGAGGCCGTGCTGGTCGAGGACCGGCCGACGGTGGTGCGCTTCCCGAAGGGGCCGCCGCCCGCCGACGTCCCCGCGATCGACCGCGCCGGCCGGGCCGACGTCCTGGTCCGCGAGGGCGAGCAGGACGTGCTGCTGGTCGCCGTCGGCTCGATGGCGACGACCGCCGTCGAGGTGGCCTCCCGCCTCACCGACCAGGGCATCGGCGTCACGGTCGTCGACCCCCGCTGGGTCAAGCCGGTCGACCCCGCCATCGTCGCCCTCGCCGCCGAGCACCGGCTCGTGGTCAGCGTCGAGGACAACGGCCGCGTCGGCGGGTGCGGGGCGGTGCTCCTGCAGACGCTCAACGACGCCGGTGTCCGGACGCCGTTCCGGCTGCACGGCATCCCGCAGGAGTTCCTCGACCACGCCAAGCGCGACGCGATCCTGGCCCGCATCGGCCTCGACGCCCCGACCCTCGCCCGCGAGATCGTGGCCGACGTGGCCGCCCTCGACCGCGGGCTGTCGCTGGTCGAGGTCGACCACCCGGCCTGACGGGCGGCGCTCAGGGGCCGAAGTGGATTCCCGTCGGCAGCTGCCACTGGCCGAGCGCACCCAGGTGCTCTCCCTCGGCGCAGGCACCGGAGACTGCGTCGCAGGTCAGCAGGTAGCCGTCCATGGAGTCCTCGTCGTCGATCCCGTCGAAGGCCAGCACGGCCATCGTCGTCGGGTCGAGCCACTCGTAGCCGATCGCCCACTCGTGTCCGTGGTCGAGCGCCCTCTCGAGGCCGCTGTCGGTGTCGACGACCACTCCGCGATCGCCGTCCTCCACGGACAGCAGCCCGGCGTCGGGTGAGAGGTCGGCGAACTCGCGTGCCGCGACGAGGAGCGTGTCACCGTCCCGCTCGAGCACCACGGTCCTGCCGGGCGCCGTGCGCACGAGGGTGCCGTTCTCGGCGTCCAGGACGACGCTCCGGGGGTCGGTGCCGAGGGTCCGGTAGGCACCCGGGTCGGACGGCTGCCAGGCGTAGACCCCGTCGGAGTCGGCGGCGTACACCGTCGCCCCGTCGATCGCGGTGACCCGGAGCCTGTTGCCCGGCATCGACGGTGCCTGGACGAGCGTGCCGTCGGAGAGGTCGTAGCGGACCAGTCGGCGGTCGGTGTCGACCCACGCCACGAACGTGCTGTCGGTGACCAGCTCGGCGAGGTCGCCCTGCGGCATCGCCCTGCCGATGACGCGCTCCGTGCCGCCCTGCCAGAGGTGGACCCGGTCGGACGAGTCGGTGTAGACGACCGAGTCGCCCACCCAGACCCATGCCCGGACGTCCGCGTCGAGCTCGACCGTCGCGCCGCTCCCGGTGTGCAGCACCCGTCCGCTCGTCCAGCTCAGCAGGTCGACCTGGCCGACCGGACCGGTCGAGGCGACGTCGCTGTCCGCAGAGCGGCCACCGCCGAACAGCGCGGCGCCGGTGACGACGGCGAGGACGGAGGCCGCGGCCACGCCGCCGACGACGGCGGTGCGCCGGCGTCGTACGACCCGGTCGCCGTCGCGGGTGATGGCGGCGAGGTCGACCTCGGGTCGGTCGAGGCGGTCGGCGCGCTCGTGCATCAGGTCGGTCAGCAGCCCGGTCATCGGGTCACCTCCAGGAGGTCGAGGGGGACGAGGTCGGAGTCGGTGACCCTGTCGCCGAGGCGGGTGCGGAGCGTGCGGAGGCCGGCGGACACCTGGCTCTTGACGGTGCCCACGGCGCAGCCCATGACGTCCGCCGTCTGCGCCTCGGTCAGGTCCTCGTAGTAGCGGAGCACGATGGCTGCGCGCTGGCGGGGCGGGAGCCCCTGGAGCGCCTGCCAGAGCAGGTCACGGGTCGCGACGTCGTCGG
This genomic interval carries:
- a CDS encoding SMP-30/gluconolactonase/LRE family protein, with the protein product MTDSRGSFTVHPVPGPGAEDVVVGPDGLVYTGTEDGAIWALDPVTGSTRRVADTGGRPLGIEILPGGDLLVCDAQRGVLRVSVGSGAVEVVVGEVDGTPMAFCNNAAVAADGTIWFSDSSLHFGVFAWKDDFVQDTHTGRVLRRDPDGTVTVVLEGLRFSNGVALAADESYVAVAECRGRTVVRLWLTGSRAGERDHLVTDLPGYPDNISRGSDGLVWVTIASPVDPLVERLGTAPMVLRRAVTKIPEAFQPKPKVTIRVQAYDDDGRLVHDLDLPQPGQGPGYHMVTGVREHDGRVWMGSLHEPAVAVLDLP
- the dxs gene encoding 1-deoxy-D-xylulose-5-phosphate synthase, whose protein sequence is MALLDSIASPSDLHGLSADQLDQLAAEIRDLMIRTVATNSGHLGPNLGVVELTLAIHRVFDSPRDRVVFDTGHQSYVHKLVTGRHADFGTLRKEGGVSGYPSQAESEHDIVENSHASTSLSYADGLAKAYAIRGEDRHVVAVIGDGALTGGMAWEALNNIAIAKDSRLVIVVNDNERSYTPTIGGLATALTALRTNPRYEQVLDLVKKRLNAVPGVGHAAYDALHAVKKGMKDALAPQGLFEDLGLKYVGPVDGHDRAAMEQALANAKRFDGPVIVHAITRKGQGYDPALRHEADQFHAPGPFDVQTGAEKPKGKIWTDHFSEAILEVGARRDDVVAVTAAMMHPVGLDAFAQKYPERTFDVGIAEQHAVTSAAGLAMGGLHPVFAVYATFLNRAFDQVLMDVALHRCGVTFVLDRSGVTGDDGASHNGMWDMSILQVVPGLELAAPRDVTRLRELLDEAVLVEDRPTVVRFPKGPPPADVPAIDRAGRADVLVREGEQDVLLVAVGSMATTAVEVASRLTDQGIGVTVVDPRWVKPVDPAIVALAAEHRLVVSVEDNGRVGGCGAVLLQTLNDAGVRTPFRLHGIPQEFLDHAKRDAILARIGLDAPTLAREIVADVAALDRGLSLVEVDHPA